In one window of Polaromonas naphthalenivorans CJ2 DNA:
- a CDS encoding pirin family protein → MTLELKLTGHDKDLGGGFMVSRLLPAATRQSVGPFIFFDHFGPFTVQADANHDVRPHPHIGLATVTYLFEGAMLHRDSLGSVQRIEPGAINWMTAGRGIVHSERAPDDLRGKVYQQHGLQLWAALPKIHEEAEPDFVHTPAAAIPVVPLGASELRVLIGEAFGHTSPVRTFSKTVYLDIRLAAGERIDLPPLADELALYGVDGDLQVDGEAVAARTLAVLAPGAVTQISANAPARFVVIGGDKLDGKRFIWWNFVSSSKERIAQAGDDWAAQRMGQIAGDAEFIPLPERKPALAEPAAPKAPYL, encoded by the coding sequence ATGACCCTCGAACTCAAGCTGACCGGACACGACAAGGATCTTGGCGGCGGCTTCATGGTGAGCCGCCTGCTGCCAGCGGCAACGCGCCAGTCGGTCGGCCCATTTATATTTTTCGACCATTTCGGCCCGTTCACGGTGCAAGCCGACGCCAATCATGACGTGCGGCCGCATCCGCACATCGGGCTGGCGACGGTGACCTACCTGTTTGAAGGCGCCATGCTGCACCGCGACAGCCTGGGCTCGGTCCAGCGCATCGAACCCGGCGCGATCAACTGGATGACGGCCGGGCGCGGCATCGTGCATTCCGAGCGCGCGCCGGATGACCTGCGGGGCAAGGTTTACCAGCAGCATGGCCTGCAGCTGTGGGCCGCCCTGCCCAAGATTCATGAAGAGGCGGAGCCCGACTTCGTGCACACGCCGGCTGCGGCTATTCCGGTCGTGCCGCTAGGCGCGTCCGAGCTGCGGGTGCTGATTGGCGAGGCTTTCGGGCACACCTCGCCCGTCAGAACCTTCTCGAAAACCGTTTACCTCGACATCCGCCTGGCCGCCGGCGAGCGCATTGATTTGCCGCCGCTGGCCGATGAGCTGGCGCTTTACGGGGTGGATGGCGACCTGCAGGTCGATGGCGAAGCGGTAGCGGCGCGCACCCTGGCCGTTCTGGCGCCTGGCGCGGTGACGCAGATCAGCGCGAACGCGCCAGCACGTTTCGTGGTGATTGGCGGCGACAAGCTCGATGGAAAGCGCTTCATCTGGTGGAATTTTGTCTCCAGCAGCAAGGAGCGCATTGCCCAGGCCGGCGATGACTGGGCCGCGCAAAGGATGGGGCAGATTGCCGGCGATGCCGAATTCATTCCCCTGCCGGAGCGCAAGCCGGCGCTGGCGGAACCTGCAGCGCCCAAAGCGCCTTACCTGTGA
- a CDS encoding flavodoxin family protein encodes MMDGGATSKEPVIAVIYHSGYGHTQRMAQAIAAGAGAELVAIDADGNLPQGGWNLLDAADAIIMGSPTYMGSVSWQFKKFADASSRPWYAQTWKDKLFSGFTSSAALNGDKSSTLNYLFTLAMQHGGIWVSQGIQPSNSKAAQRNDPNFLGSYSGAMSQSPSDASAGEMAPGDLETARAFGERVADVASRFRR; translated from the coding sequence ATGATGGACGGCGGCGCCACTTCAAAGGAGCCGGTCATTGCCGTGATCTATCACTCCGGCTACGGCCACACCCAGCGCATGGCGCAAGCCATCGCGGCGGGTGCGGGCGCCGAACTCGTCGCCATTGATGCCGACGGCAACCTGCCCCAGGGCGGCTGGAACCTGCTGGACGCGGCCGATGCCATCATCATGGGGTCGCCGACCTACATGGGCAGCGTCAGCTGGCAGTTCAAGAAGTTTGCCGACGCATCGTCCCGTCCCTGGTATGCGCAGACCTGGAAGGACAAGCTGTTTTCCGGCTTCACCAGCAGCGCCGCCCTGAATGGCGACAAGTCGTCCACGCTGAACTACCTGTTCACCCTGGCCATGCAGCATGGCGGAATCTGGGTCAGCCAGGGCATCCAGCCCAGCAACAGCAAGGCCGCCCAGCGCAACGATCCCAACTTCCTGGGTTCGTACAGCGGCGCCATGTCCCAGTCGCCTTCGGATGCCAGCGCGGGTGAAATGGCGCCGGGCGACCTGGAGACAGCGCGCGCTTTTGGCGAGCGGGTGGCCGATGTGGCGAGCCGGTTCCGGCGCTAG
- a CDS encoding DoxX family protein, whose protein sequence is MFSSLQNPLSLIGRILLALLFVPAGFSKITGFAGTAGFIASKGVPLPELAAAAAIGVELGLGLLLLIGWQTRWAALGIALFTVVISFIFHNFWAVPADQVMQQQQSFFKNIAVVGGLLTVAAWGAGAWSFDGNKRGA, encoded by the coding sequence ATGTTTTCATCGCTCCAAAATCCCCTGTCGCTGATCGGCCGCATCTTGCTGGCGCTGCTGTTCGTGCCTGCCGGCTTCAGCAAGATCACCGGCTTTGCAGGAACGGCGGGTTTTATCGCTTCCAAGGGCGTGCCGCTTCCCGAGTTGGCTGCGGCGGCGGCCATCGGTGTTGAGCTGGGGCTGGGCCTGCTGCTGCTGATCGGCTGGCAGACGCGCTGGGCGGCGCTGGGCATTGCGCTGTTCACCGTGGTCATTTCTTTCATCTTTCACAACTTCTGGGCCGTGCCGGCTGACCAGGTCATGCAGCAGCAGCAATCGTTTTTCAAGAACATCGCCGTGGTCGGCGGGCTGTTGACCGTTGCCGCCTGGGGCGCCGGCGCCTGGAGTTTTGACGGCAACAAGCGCGGCGCATGA
- a CDS encoding pirin family protein yields MMTLRTSGERGYADHGWLKSFHSFSFAGYYDPEHMGFGNLRVINEDRVAAGRGFGTHGHQNMEIISYVLSGELAHQDSIGNVKGIPPGDVQRMSAGSGVRHSEFNHAQGQTTHFLQIWIEPNVTGIAPSYEQKTFSEAEKRGALRLVASSDGAQGSVLIHADARLYAGLFDGGEAAVLALDPQRKAYVHLVRGQLEVNGQTLHGGDALALQSESRLELSKGQDAEVLVFDLAP; encoded by the coding sequence ATGATGACATTGCGAACCTCCGGCGAGCGCGGCTATGCTGACCACGGCTGGCTCAAATCCTTCCATTCCTTTTCATTCGCCGGCTACTACGACCCCGAGCACATGGGCTTTGGCAACCTGCGCGTCATCAATGAAGACCGCGTTGCCGCCGGCCGTGGCTTTGGCACGCATGGCCACCAGAACATGGAAATCATCAGCTATGTGCTGAGCGGCGAACTGGCGCACCAGGACAGCATCGGCAACGTCAAGGGCATTCCGCCGGGCGACGTGCAGCGCATGAGCGCGGGCAGCGGCGTGCGGCACAGCGAGTTCAACCATGCCCAGGGCCAGACCACCCATTTCCTGCAGATCTGGATCGAGCCCAACGTCACCGGCATTGCACCGAGCTACGAGCAGAAAACCTTTTCCGAGGCTGAAAAACGCGGCGCGCTGCGGCTGGTCGCATCGAGCGACGGGGCGCAGGGGTCGGTGCTGATCCATGCCGACGCCAGGCTGTATGCGGGTTTGTTCGATGGTGGCGAAGCGGCCGTGCTGGCGCTTGATCCGCAGCGAAAAGCCTATGTGCACCTGGTTCGCGGCCAGCTGGAAGTCAACGGGCAGACCCTGCACGGCGGCGATGCGCTGGCGCTGCAATCGGAAAGCCGGCTGGAGCTTTCCAAGGGCCAGGACGCCGAGGTGCTGGTGTTCGACCTGGCGCCCTGA
- a CDS encoding LysR family transcriptional regulator codes for MATLHNPLRDALSPEVIRLIDAIHRSGSMAAAARELGVVPSALTYRIRQVEDALDVLLFDRSSRQAKLTVAGHELLREGNRLLLELDAIATRVKRVATGWEPQFTLAVDSVISRTTILELCEAFFAMNPPTRLKIREEILSGTLEALTSGQADLSIGVALEPTLDKSVQSKPLGSMHFVYAVAPHHPLAQAAEPVSDAQLMLHRAVAVADSVQRGSGITVGLLSGQNIFTVPGMEEKLDAQLRGLGGGFLPEHLARPHIDSGRLVEKKIQRPPRVIPMCYVWRRAAAGAEGRALQWWLGQLGNPATRKALLERPHSL; via the coding sequence ATGGCAACACTCCATAATCCGCTGCGCGACGCCTTGAGCCCCGAAGTCATCCGCCTGATTGACGCCATCCACCGCAGCGGCAGCATGGCGGCGGCGGCGCGCGAACTCGGCGTGGTGCCCAGCGCCCTGACCTACCGCATCCGGCAGGTCGAGGACGCGCTCGACGTGCTGCTGTTTGACCGCTCCTCGCGCCAGGCCAAACTGACCGTGGCGGGCCACGAACTGCTGCGCGAAGGCAACCGCCTGCTGCTCGAACTCGACGCCATCGCCACCCGCGTCAAGCGCGTGGCCACCGGCTGGGAGCCGCAGTTCACGCTGGCAGTGGACAGCGTCATTTCGCGCACCACCATCCTGGAGTTGTGCGAAGCCTTCTTTGCGATGAATCCACCCACACGCCTGAAGATCCGGGAAGAAATCCTGTCGGGCACGCTCGAAGCGCTGACCTCGGGCCAGGCCGACCTGTCCATCGGCGTGGCGCTGGAGCCGACGCTGGATAAATCGGTGCAAAGCAAGCCGCTGGGCAGCATGCATTTTGTCTATGCCGTGGCGCCGCACCATCCGCTGGCGCAGGCCGCCGAGCCGGTGAGCGATGCCCAGCTGATGCTGCACCGCGCCGTGGCCGTGGCCGATTCGGTGCAGCGCGGCAGCGGCATCACCGTCGGCCTGCTGAGCGGCCAGAACATCTTCACCGTTCCAGGCATGGAGGAAAAGCTCGATGCGCAACTGCGCGGACTGGGCGGCGGCTTTTTGCCGGAACACCTTGCGCGGCCGCATATCGACTCGGGCCGGCTGGTCGAAAAGAAGATCCAGCGCCCTCCCCGGGTGATACCGATGTGCTATGTGTGGCGCCGCGCGGCTGCCGGCGCCGAGGGACGCGCGCTGCAATGGTGGCTTGGGCAACTGGGCAATCCGGCCACCCGCAAGGCGCTGCTGGAGCGCCCCCACTCGCTTTAA
- a CDS encoding NAD(P)/FAD-dependent oxidoreductase, whose translation MTTKPYLLSLETHPKRHIAVVGAGIAGITCARTLVQAGHHVTVFEKSKGAGGRMATRETEFGGFDHGTQYFTVRDERFEEALTTATGLVRPWSANTVRVLDDLGRVVAASLPAREAHWVAKPGMNALLRQWAQPLLDAGHLVPDTRVVYIEEDKLEPQRWQLQTDGPGAGVHSGFDAVVLTIPAPQARELLDDSEVAAPLLADLAGVSIAPCWTLMVAFPQAQQPTLASLGPQWNVARSTHHRIAWLARESSKPGRGPIERWTVQASPAWSQRHLEDDSERVKAKLLKAFTEVTGIRAEPPYASVHRWRYAQTSKPLGKTHAWDAASRIGACGDWCLGHRVEDGFVSGLEMALAIL comes from the coding sequence ATGACAACAAAACCCTATCTTCTTTCTCTTGAAACCCATCCGAAGCGCCATATCGCCGTCGTGGGCGCGGGCATTGCCGGCATCACCTGCGCGCGCACGCTGGTGCAAGCCGGCCACCACGTCACGGTATTTGAAAAAAGCAAGGGCGCGGGCGGGCGCATGGCTACTCGCGAGACCGAATTTGGCGGCTTCGACCACGGCACGCAGTATTTCACCGTGCGCGACGAACGCTTTGAAGAAGCGCTGACCACGGCCACCGGCCTGGTTCGCCCCTGGAGCGCCAACACCGTGCGCGTGCTGGACGACCTGGGCCGTGTCGTCGCCGCCTCGCTGCCGGCCCGCGAGGCGCATTGGGTGGCCAAACCGGGCATGAACGCGCTGCTTCGCCAGTGGGCCCAGCCGCTGCTGGACGCCGGCCATCTGGTGCCGGACACCCGCGTTGTCTATATCGAGGAAGACAAGCTCGAACCCCAGCGCTGGCAGTTGCAGACCGACGGTCCGGGTGCGGGCGTGCATTCGGGTTTTGACGCCGTGGTGCTGACCATTCCCGCACCGCAGGCTAGAGAATTGCTGGACGACTCCGAAGTGGCCGCGCCGCTGCTGGCCGATCTGGCCGGCGTGAGCATCGCACCGTGCTGGACGCTGATGGTGGCTTTTCCGCAGGCGCAGCAGCCCACGCTGGCCAGCCTGGGGCCGCAGTGGAACGTGGCGCGCAGCACCCACCACCGCATCGCCTGGCTGGCGCGGGAGTCGTCCAAGCCCGGACGCGGTCCGATTGAGCGCTGGACGGTTCAGGCCAGCCCCGCCTGGTCGCAGCGCCACCTCGAAGACGATTCAGAGCGCGTCAAGGCCAAATTGCTCAAGGCATTTACCGAAGTCACCGGCATCCGCGCCGAGCCGCCCTACGCCTCGGTGCATCGCTGGCGCTATGCCCAAACCAGCAAGCCGCTGGGCAAGACCCACGCCTGGGATGCGGCCTCGCGCATCGGCGCCTGCGGCGACTGGTGCCTGGGCCACCGGGTCGAGGACGGCTTTGTGTCGGGCCTGGAAATGGCGCTGGCCATTCTTTGA
- the gluQRS gene encoding tRNA glutamyl-Q(34) synthetase GluQRS, whose product MGSQAYRGRFAPSPTGPLHAGSLVAALASWLDARAHQGQWLVRIEDVDTPRCLPGTGPAILQQLAACGLFPDAPPVCQSRRGALYQQALDRLVATGWAYPCGCTRQDIARALAASGQARQRHGELVYPGTCRQGLNGRPARAWRLRVDKNEQKSAFAQAVQALIAIDFIANSSTGLMETEVTWQDRLLGRQHQNVSRDVGDFVLRRADGLWAYQLAVVVDDAAQGITHVVRGADLADNTARQILLQRALGLPTPQYLHTPLVLGANGEKLSKQNGAQALDTSRPLAALNQAAAVLGLPPQTGDTADALAAWVNAWKDTACRPHAPLS is encoded by the coding sequence GTGGGTTCGCAGGCTTACCGGGGGCGGTTTGCACCCTCGCCCACCGGCCCGCTGCATGCGGGTTCTCTCGTCGCGGCACTGGCCAGCTGGCTTGATGCCCGGGCGCATCAGGGCCAGTGGCTGGTGCGCATCGAGGATGTGGACACGCCGCGCTGCCTGCCGGGCACCGGCCCGGCCATCCTGCAGCAACTGGCCGCCTGCGGGCTCTTTCCCGACGCGCCGCCGGTCTGCCAGTCGCGGCGCGGCGCGCTGTACCAGCAGGCGCTTGACCGGCTCGTCGCCACGGGATGGGCCTATCCCTGCGGCTGCACGCGGCAGGACATTGCCCGCGCGCTGGCGGCCTCGGGACAGGCCAGGCAGCGGCATGGCGAGCTGGTGTATCCCGGCACCTGTCGCCAGGGACTGAACGGCCGTCCCGCGCGGGCCTGGCGCTTGCGGGTCGATAAAAATGAACAAAAAAGTGCTTTTGCGCAAGCAGTACAAGCACTTATAGCTATTGATTTCATAGCAAATTCAAGCACGGGTTTGATGGAAACCGAAGTCACCTGGCAAGACCGGCTGCTGGGCCGCCAGCACCAGAACGTCAGCCGCGACGTGGGCGACTTCGTGCTCAGGCGGGCCGATGGCCTGTGGGCCTACCAGCTGGCCGTGGTGGTCGATGACGCCGCGCAGGGCATCACGCATGTGGTGCGCGGCGCCGACCTGGCCGACAACACGGCGCGGCAAATCCTGCTGCAGCGCGCGCTCGGCCTGCCGACACCGCAGTATCTGCACACGCCGCTGGTGCTGGGAGCGAACGGCGAAAAGCTGTCCAAGCAAAACGGCGCGCAGGCGCTCGACACGTCCCGGCCGCTGGCCGCGTTGAACCAGGCCGCCGCCGTGCTGGGCCTGCCGCCGCAAACCGGCGACACCGCCGACGCGCTGGCCGCCTGGGTCAACGCGTGGAAAGATACGGCATGTCGCCCGCACGCACCCTTGTCCTGA
- a CDS encoding DMT family transporter, with translation MSPARTLVLTALAMAAFAGNSLLCRLALRQTGIDAATFTAIRLVSGTVVLWLIARRFRGTQAGGGNWLSAWALFAYAACFSFAYVSLPTGTGALLLFGAVQATMIGYGLWSGERLRLAQLAGLALAFCGLAGLLLPGVSAPPLGGSVLMLVAGMSWGIYSLRGKGAGDPTRVTAGNFLRAAPLAIALSLSMLLFKGAALDAAGLWLALASGALTSGIGYAIWYTALPALKATSAASVQLSVPVIAALGGIAFLGEPVTLRLVLASAAILGGIALVVLQKRAAPGRP, from the coding sequence ATGTCGCCCGCACGCACCCTTGTCCTGACCGCGCTGGCCATGGCCGCCTTTGCCGGCAATTCGCTGCTGTGCCGGCTCGCGCTCAGGCAGACCGGCATTGACGCGGCCACCTTCACCGCCATCCGGCTGGTCTCGGGCACGGTGGTGCTCTGGCTGATAGCGCGCAGATTTCGCGGCACCCAGGCTGGAGGAGGCAACTGGCTGTCTGCATGGGCGCTGTTTGCTTATGCCGCGTGTTTTTCGTTTGCCTATGTGAGCCTGCCCACGGGAACCGGCGCGCTGCTGCTTTTCGGCGCCGTCCAGGCCACCATGATCGGCTATGGCCTGTGGTCGGGCGAACGGCTGCGGCTGGCGCAACTCGCCGGTCTTGCGCTCGCCTTCTGCGGCCTTGCGGGCCTGCTGCTGCCCGGTGTCTCGGCGCCGCCGCTGGGCGGTTCGGTGCTGATGCTGGTCGCCGGCATGTCGTGGGGCATCTATTCCCTGCGCGGAAAAGGCGCCGGCGACCCGACCCGGGTGACCGCCGGAAACTTCCTGCGGGCCGCGCCGCTGGCCATCGCCCTGAGCCTGTCCATGCTGCTGTTCAAGGGCGCAGCACTGGATGCGGCCGGCTTGTGGCTGGCGCTGGCGTCGGGCGCCCTGACATCGGGCATCGGCTACGCGATCTGGTACACCGCCCTGCCCGCGCTGAAGGCCACCAGCGCGGCCAGCGTGCAGCTCAGCGTTCCGGTCATCGCGGCGCTGGGCGGCATTGCCTTTCTCGGCGAGCCGGTCACGCTGCGCCTGGTGCTGGCGTCCGCCGCCATCCTGGGCGGCATCGCGCTGGTGGTGCTGCAAAAGCGCGCCGCGCCCGGCAGGCCCTGA
- the trmB gene encoding tRNA (guanosine(46)-N7)-methyltransferase TrmB, which produces MIESSSPTPPALHEGAPADVSHPRNIRSFVRRTGRTTVGQAKAFADVGPRFLLAYSGLPMDFSAVYGRDAPTILEIGFGMGEATAHIAGLMPEKNFLCCEVHTPGVGALLKRIDEQALTNIRILQHDAVEVIDHMLPLGSLDGAHIFFPDPWHKTKHNKRRLIQAPLIAKLAARLKPGGYLHCATDWQPYAEQILEVLSAEPLLKNTADAASDGYAPKPGYRPLTKFENRGIKLGHGVWDVVFTRA; this is translated from the coding sequence GTGATTGAATCTTCCTCCCCCACCCCGCCCGCCTTGCATGAAGGCGCTCCCGCCGACGTGAGCCATCCCCGCAACATCCGCAGCTTCGTGCGCCGCACCGGCCGCACCACCGTCGGCCAGGCCAAGGCCTTCGCCGATGTCGGCCCCCGGTTTCTGCTGGCCTACAGCGGCCTGCCGATGGACTTTTCAGCCGTCTATGGGCGCGACGCACCGACGATTCTTGAAATCGGCTTCGGCATGGGCGAAGCCACCGCGCACATCGCTGGATTGATGCCGGAAAAGAATTTCCTGTGCTGCGAAGTGCACACGCCCGGCGTCGGCGCGCTGCTCAAGCGCATCGACGAGCAAGCTTTGACCAACATCCGCATCCTGCAGCACGACGCGGTCGAGGTGATCGACCACATGCTGCCCCTGGGCAGCCTGGACGGCGCGCACATCTTCTTCCCCGACCCGTGGCACAAGACCAAGCACAACAAGCGCCGGCTGATCCAGGCCCCGCTGATCGCCAAGCTGGCGGCGCGCCTCAAGCCCGGCGGCTATTTGCACTGCGCGACCGACTGGCAGCCGTATGCCGAACAGATCCTGGAAGTGCTGAGCGCAGAGCCTTTGTTGAAAAACACGGCCGATGCCGCGAGCGATGGCTACGCGCCCAAGCCCGGCTACCGACCGCTGACCAAGTTTGAAAACCGGGGCATCAAGCTCGGGCACGGCGTGTGGGACGTGGTGTTCACGCGCGCGTGA
- a CDS encoding RluA family pseudouridine synthase has product MSPLAAHGGLPTKRGVSPSCVGLPAGAWPTFTDFLVERFPAITRQTWLDRMAAGLVADEFGVAVTPERPYRGHMRLYYYRALPVEPRIPFEAAVLFQDEHLVVADKPHFLPVTPSGHYLQETLLVRLKNQLGLDSLIPIHRIDRETAGLVLFCVQPGERDAYQALFRRHEVVKHYEAVARWRPDLRFPLQRKTRIVEDEPFFRQREVPGEPNSETLIDLLEIRGQRALYALSPVTGKKHQLRVHMNALGMPICNDRMYPPVEPTPEDDYALPLQLLARSIAFADPLTGQPRRFESRLGLLPG; this is encoded by the coding sequence GTGAGCCCGCTTGCGGCCCACGGCGGGCTGCCGACGAAGCGCGGCGTGAGCCCGAGTTGTGTCGGCCTGCCGGCAGGCGCCTGGCCCACGTTCACCGATTTCCTGGTCGAACGCTTCCCCGCCATCACGCGGCAGACCTGGCTGGACCGCATGGCGGCCGGTCTGGTGGCCGACGAGTTCGGCGTGGCCGTGACGCCCGAGCGCCCTTACCGGGGCCACATGCGGCTGTACTACTACCGCGCGCTGCCGGTCGAGCCGCGCATTCCGTTCGAAGCCGCCGTGCTGTTCCAGGACGAGCATCTGGTGGTGGCCGACAAGCCGCATTTCCTGCCGGTCACGCCCTCGGGACACTATTTGCAGGAAACGCTGCTGGTGCGGCTGAAGAACCAGCTGGGGCTGGACAGCCTGATCCCGATCCACCGCATCGACCGCGAAACGGCGGGCCTGGTGCTGTTTTGCGTCCAGCCGGGGGAACGCGACGCTTACCAGGCCTTGTTCCGGCGGCACGAAGTCGTCAAGCATTACGAAGCCGTGGCCCGCTGGCGGCCCGACTTGCGGTTTCCCCTGCAGCGCAAAACCCGCATCGTCGAGGATGAACCTTTTTTTCGGCAGCGCGAAGTGCCGGGCGAGCCCAACAGCGAAACCCTGATTGATCTGCTGGAAATCCGGGGCCAACGGGCGCTTTACGCCCTGAGCCCCGTGACCGGGAAAAAGCACCAGTTGCGGGTGCACATGAACGCGCTGGGCATGCCGATTTGCAACGACCGGATGTACCCGCCGGTTGAACCGACGCCTGAAGACGATTACGCCCTGCCGCTGCAGCTGCTGGCCAGGTCGATTGCCTTTGCCGACCCGCTGACCGGCCAGCCACGGCGCTTTGAAAGCCGGCTCGGCTTATTGCCAGGCTGA
- a CDS encoding transglutaminase-like domain-containing protein, protein MTTVRRSFLKNTAAAAMAAALPALGFAQAPAAPASRRNFAPQSGGWRTFEVTTRVDIPKPEGVTRVWLPIPSVNSDYQHSLENGFSSNGTAKLVQDGQDGAKMLYVEFAASEAKPFVEITSRVQTQGRAMDWSQKTAKAEEADTLRYFTRATTLIPTDGIVRKTALAATQGARGDVEKAQKLYDWIVANTYREPKVRGCGEGDIKTMLETGNLGGKCADLNALFVGLCRSVGVPARDVYGIRLVPSAFGYKELSGNPASLKGAQHCRSEVYLKGYGWVAMDPADVAKVMRLETADWIKNTTNPVVAPVNKALFGGWEGNWMAYNTAHDVALPNSKGDKLGFLMYPVGENAAGRFDSYAPDDFKYQITAREIKA, encoded by the coding sequence ATGACCACCGTACGCCGCAGCTTCCTCAAGAACACCGCAGCCGCCGCCATGGCCGCTGCCTTGCCCGCCCTTGGTTTCGCCCAGGCACCCGCGGCACCTGCTTCACGCCGCAACTTCGCTCCCCAAAGCGGCGGCTGGCGCACCTTTGAGGTCACCACCCGCGTGGACATTCCCAAGCCCGAAGGCGTGACCCGGGTGTGGCTGCCGATTCCGTCGGTCAACAGCGACTACCAGCATTCGCTCGAAAACGGATTTTCAAGCAACGGAACGGCCAAGCTGGTGCAGGACGGCCAGGACGGCGCAAAAATGCTCTACGTTGAATTTGCTGCCAGCGAAGCCAAGCCGTTTGTCGAAATCACCAGCCGCGTGCAGACGCAGGGCCGCGCGATGGACTGGTCGCAAAAAACCGCCAAGGCCGAGGAAGCCGACACGCTGCGCTATTTCACCCGCGCCACCACCTTGATTCCGACCGACGGCATCGTGCGCAAGACCGCGCTGGCCGCCACGCAGGGCGCTAGAGGCGATGTCGAAAAAGCCCAGAAGCTCTATGACTGGATCGTGGCCAACACCTACCGCGAACCCAAGGTGCGCGGCTGCGGCGAAGGCGACATCAAGACCATGCTGGAAACCGGCAACCTGGGCGGCAAATGCGCCGACCTGAACGCGCTGTTTGTCGGCCTGTGCCGCTCGGTGGGTGTGCCCGCGCGCGATGTGTACGGCATCCGGCTGGTGCCATCGGCCTTTGGCTACAAGGAGCTGTCGGGCAACCCGGCCAGCCTCAAGGGCGCGCAGCACTGCCGCTCCGAGGTGTACTTGAAGGGCTATGGCTGGGTGGCGATGGACCCGGCCGACGTGGCCAAGGTCATGCGCCTGGAAACCGCCGACTGGATCAAGAACACCACCAACCCGGTGGTCGCGCCGGTCAACAAGGCGCTGTTCGGCGGCTGGGAAGGCAACTGGATGGCCTACAACACCGCGCACGATGTGGCCTTGCCCAATTCCAAGGGCGACAAGCTCGGTTTCCTGATGTACCCAGTTGGCGAGAATGCCGCCGGCCGCTTCGACTCCTACGCGCCGGATGACTTCAAGTACCAGATCACCGCCAGGGAAATCAAGGCCTGA
- a CDS encoding TlpA family protein disulfide reductase: MPIESPSRRHVLQASLTVASSALFARAGAQGLTGPAYEVSPWPGPLTAFSLVDTSGKTWRPADFKGRAVLLNFWASWCEPCRAEMPTLQQMADLYGPEQLLVLAINFKEAPARALQFAKRTGITLPVLLDVDGQAARRWGVKVFPTTLAIDRHGQPRLRVQGEMDWTGKAAEKLIASLL; this comes from the coding sequence ATGCCTATCGAATCGCCTTCACGCCGCCATGTTTTGCAAGCTTCCCTGACCGTTGCCAGTTCGGCGTTGTTCGCCAGGGCGGGCGCCCAAGGCCTGACAGGGCCGGCCTACGAGGTCAGCCCATGGCCGGGGCCGCTCACCGCCTTCAGCCTGGTCGATACCAGCGGCAAGACCTGGCGCCCGGCCGACTTCAAGGGGCGGGCGGTGCTGCTCAACTTCTGGGCCAGCTGGTGCGAGCCATGCCGCGCTGAAATGCCCACGCTGCAGCAGATGGCGGACCTGTACGGCCCCGAGCAGCTTCTGGTGCTGGCCATCAACTTCAAGGAAGCCCCGGCGCGGGCGCTGCAGTTTGCCAAACGCACCGGCATCACCCTGCCGGTGCTGCTCGATGTCGATGGCCAGGCGGCCCGGCGCTGGGGCGTCAAGGTGTTTCCGACCACGCTGGCCATCGACCGCCATGGCCAGCCGCGCCTGCGGGTGCAGGGCGAGATGGACTGGACCGGAAAAGCGGCCGAGAAGCTGATTGCCAGCCTGTTGTAG